Below is a window of Phyllopteryx taeniolatus isolate TA_2022b chromosome 16, UOR_Ptae_1.2, whole genome shotgun sequence DNA.
ACCTCACACACACGTATCACAGGGAGAGGAAATCTCATATGTGCTTTCAGAGCATTTTCAATTAGCGTAAGTGAGCTGATCAATACAGCGAGGAGGCAATTTAAAAGAGGTCCACGTTCTTTTCACCAAACACTGcacaacatattttattttctgtccaAATAGTCCACAAGAGAAATGCCCTATAAAAAACATCATTTGAATTAAATGCAATtccagaaaaaacacacactccaCTGAATTAAAAGTCATCAGGCTGTGGCACGTcacttaaaaattaaaaagaatattGAGTCGTCGTACATTTTTCCATCATGGCTTTTAATTAAAAGAGCAAATGGTCACTCCTGCATGCCTGGCGCATTTGTCACCCGCTAACTGAGGAATAAAGAAGAAATATGGCGACGTCTCGGGAGCCGTTACGCGAATGTCTTGCGGTATGTCCAACATTACAACTCGGCCCTTTTAATTCATCATGGGATAACACGATGTGTGGAAGCTGCGAGATGGCCGGCGTCATACCTGTTCCAAGTAATCTGCACCACCTCGTTCTCGATGTCCTCGGCTAACCCCTTCTCCAAGGGCTCAGCGATCATGGTGATCTTGTTCCTGCCAATGGCAAGACGcagtcacctgtcaatcacttgCTCTGACAACACCGGCTAGACGGGGAGGAGGCGGCGAGGCCAACCCTGACGGCAACTCTTTTTTAATTCTATGATAACATAAAGCTCACCGGCCACACGTTCAGGCATACCTAATGAGATCCAGTATTAGAACAAAAATTATGCTTTTACAATAGATAATGACgttcaattttgattgacagtcaggTGAGgtagtaattttttaaaaaatgactttaatGCCTTGTATAGAAATAGTTGAGACTCTGCAGTGACTACCCAGCAAGAgacaaaattaaacaaccatGTCCATATTTTATCATCTGCCAGTTCAGAAGAATGTGTGAAAGGCCACCACTGGTATGTTCACTAcgtgtgctgtaattctttatccttggggtattttgacaaaggcaTGTCACAAGCATGTTATCAAGACACCTAGGTACTGTCATAAACTGTGAAAATAATgcataatgtctcctttaacacTGACTGCAGCTTGAAGAGCATCTTCGCATATGACGACTTTCTCatacaccactgcaaattacagacagacagatttcTTGTATTACATTTTGCAGCACATTTACCCAATACTAACTTTTTATTTGGAGTCTCAGCAAAACACTTTAAAGACGACGTCTCCACGACTGTTTCGCAGAAAGTCACGACCGGGTCGGCAACCTGCAGACAGGAAGAAGAACTGtatcacaaacaaaacaaaacggggaaatattacaacaaaaatgattttaaatactttaatGTCGATCTCAGAGTACATCTTGCGCAGGTCGTGCATAACACAATCCAGGTAGAGCTCCCCTGTGCCCAAGATGACGTGCTCTCCAGACTCCTCCACCTATCAAAACACACATGAAGCCACCTGCACTTTCTAGAGACGTGCACCTCCTCAACTGGTGTGACGCACCTTTGTGGTGAGGGAGGGGTAACTCTTGTTGACCTTCCGCAGTCCATCCAACATTTTGGGCAGCTCTGATGGGTTAACGGGCTCCACTGCGATTTTAATCACAGACGCTGTATTGAACTTCAACGGTCTGAAAATCTGAGCCTGGTGCGAGACAGAGAAGTTGATGAAGCAGGCGTTCATTTTAAGGCTTTACCGCCATTTGTTGGGAGTCTGACCTCCTCGTTCCCTCGGGGCTCTGTGATAGTGGCTGTTTTGACAATGGGCTGGTCACATCCTTCGATAAGGACCCAGTTCCCGGCAGGAACTCGATTCACTTCAATTTGATATCTTCAAAAAAGCAGAAGAGACAAgactatttatattttttaaaaaaataaataaataaataaaaagtccagATCCTCGAGGCGTACCTGGCGACGGAAATCCAGAGCCGGCCGACGGTGCAGACTTGGgaatcctcctcatcctccaggGTGTAGTTTTCGCCCAACACCTTGACAGGCTGGCCCGCCTGCATGGTCCCGCTCAGCACGCGGCCAAAAGCGTGGAACTGAACGCCGTCCTCGGTGCTGTACATCTTGGTGGTGTGGCACATCAGAGGACCCTGCACAAAAGAATGTTAATGTTACTGACTAAGAGCTTTGGCGAGTCTTTAAATAAACTTTTAACAGTTGTTAATGGGCACTATATGTACAAAAGTATTGTGACACATGGCCAGCAAttgaaaagtgaagaaaatgtggcaTACAGTCTCTGTTCTAGTTCATCCCAATGGTATTTTATGGCCTTGTTCTTCCAGATCAAACCCGCCAAAGCATGCCTTTATGCACAAAGAGCCTTCCCTACGCTGTTCCCACAAAGATGGAAGCAGACAATTATCCAAGACATCTTCTTTAGATGAAAAATTAAGATTCAGGGACATGTCATAATACTTTTGTCCCTGTGGTGATTACTGTTTATCCTTAAGGTAATAGAGTGATGGGTCCTTTATCGTTTGCTCATAAAAACTCACTTCAGGGTCACACTCAGTCATGGCCTCCCCAAGGTCTGAGTCCAGACCGCCAGTGTAGGTGTGCTCTATCTTGTTCCGGGCGCCATCCTGTGGCGAGGGGATGTGCTGCACGCACATGTCCACCAAGCCTGCAGAGAACAGATCAGAGTTAAggtgacacatactgtattgttagCTTAAGTCATATTTGAACGATTTGGGGTTTCTGAAATGCCTGCCCACCGATCAAGTGTCAAAttaagtaaatcttttgtggcGGATTGGTTAAATTGGTCAGTCGTGGTTTTGTGCAAGTGGCATTCACTTGCAGTCTGGACACGGAAGGGTGAACATCTACTCTGAAGGGAGTCCCCGAGTCTCCAGACGTTGCCAATAACACCTCACATTTGTTGAGAGTTGCTTTTTTGAATAATAGTTAGAAGGGTCAGAAAGTAGCTAAATGTAGttgttaaacacacacacacacaaaaaacagagGGACTGTAAAAGAAATTCACAATATGTTAATTAAAAGGCCGgctttctaagaaaaaaaaaaaaagtgtgacgtACCGGTGAAGTCTCCAAAAAAGCGGTTGCACACCAGCCTCAATAGCGGCCTGATGTTCAACTTCAGTTCTTCTTTGCTCAGGTGGACCCCCAGTTCATCCAGAACCCTGGGAAGGGACGTGTCCACATCCCCGACCACCTAAACAAAGAGACGGTGTGAGGAAATGTGGTTTGATTGGACCCCGTGTGCATTGAACATTCTTGTGGAGGATTTTGTATCTAACCTGTGAAAGGATTTTGTAGAGTGGCTCTAGGACAAACTCCACAAAACTGCGCTGGGAGTTACTGGTGGGAGCTTTCTTAGTGAACTTGCGCCTGAATGacacaaaaagaataaaaaacatgacaaaacataCATTAAATCGAAAAATATTGTGGAAACACTCACGTTTTGGGATTGAAATAAATGTCCCCCCAGAGCCTCTTGGAAAACTCAGTGTAATTGATGTCACCTGcaaacaaagacacacactCATGAGATAAGAGGCTTGTTAAAGTGTTTATGTGCAGTCGGCTCACCGTAAGTATCCGCGTAGATCTTTGCAAAGGAGCCCAGGGTGAAACAGATGCTGTACTGGGAGCTAGCGAAGCATACGTTTCCCAGGAGGGGAGAAACCACTAAGTTCTCGTCGGTGGAGTATGTGCTGAAGGGGGAAAGCGGGACAAATGAACACTCCGCGTCGTCACGGGAGGTTTATGTTGTGCGGGCGACTGCCACTTACTTGAGAAGACCGTTGACCTCGTCCACAATATGGCGAAGTTTGTAGTAGGCGTCAGTAGGGGGCAGTTTGAGCTCCACGATGAGCCGGTCCACCTTGTTGATGCAGATGGTGATGGCCATGCGCTCCTGGACAGCGTGCTTGATCAGGCGCTCCGTGTTCAGCATCACCTGGTTGACGACAACAGTGAGTCACGTGTCCGTGAACGTCTCCCAAAATGGCTACCGCTACTACGACACTACGTACTCCTTCGGCCGCGTCGATGAAGAGGACGACGCCGTCCGAGATGCGGATGCTGGATGTGACCTCATCGGAGAAGTTGACGTGACCTGTTAGGAATAAGAAACGTTTGCTTTCTGATGTTGACGTCACAAAACGAAAAGGAGTACCTGGTGTGTCCATGATGTTCAACAGGTAGGATTTGCCCCTGGAGTCGGGCAGGACCATTGTGACAGGTGTGCTCTTGATGCCCACGCCTCTCTGGGAAATAGACAAAACACTATATTTGAGTCATAGTGACTGGATGGATATcccctcaaatagtggcctgcTCTGTAATAGACACACCGTGCCTCAATTAACCGCCGGGTGCGGCATCCAGTCTTTTTCCCCCACTAGGGGGCTGGAATGATCTTTACCATGACT
It encodes the following:
- the eftud2 gene encoding 116 kDa U5 small nuclear ribonucleoprotein component, translating into MEADLYDEFGTYIGPALDSDDDDENDLDAEDRDADEGDEDDDDEPADAEEDVPGMEVVLHEDKKYYPTAEEVYGPEVETIVQEEDTQPLTEPIIKPVRHKQFTLMEQELPATVYDMEFLADLMDSPELIRNVTLCGHLHHGKTCFVDCLIEQTHPEIRKRDDIDLRYTDILFTEQERGVGIKSTPVTMVLPDSRGKSYLLNIMDTPGHVNFSDEVTSSIRISDGVVLFIDAAEGVMLNTERLIKHAVQERMAITICINKVDRLIVELKLPPTDAYYKLRHIVDEVNGLLNTYSTDENLVVSPLLGNVCFASSQYSICFTLGSFAKIYADTYGDINYTEFSKRLWGDIYFNPKTRKFTKKAPTSNSQRSFVEFVLEPLYKILSQVVGDVDTSLPRVLDELGVHLSKEELKLNIRPLLRLVCNRFFGDFTGLVDMCVQHIPSPQDGARNKIEHTYTGGLDSDLGEAMTECDPEGPLMCHTTKMYSTEDGVQFHAFGRVLSGTMQAGQPVKVLGENYTLEDEEDSQVCTVGRLWISVARYQIEVNRVPAGNWVLIEGCDQPIVKTATITEPRGNEEAQIFRPLKFNTASVIKIAVEPVNPSELPKMLDGLRKVNKSYPSLTTKVEESGEHVILGTGELYLDCVMHDLRKMYSEIDIKVADPVVTFCETVVETSSLKCFAETPNKKNKITMIAEPLEKGLAEDIENEVVQITWNRKKLGEFFQTKYDWDLLAARSIWAFGPDTTGPNILVDDTLPSEVDKALLGSVKDSIVQGFQWGTREGPLCDEPIRNVKFKILDAVIAQEPLHRGGGQVIPTARRVVYSAFLMATPRLMEPYYFVEVQAPADCVSAVYTVLARRRGHVTQDAPIPGSPLYTIKAFIPAIDSFGFETDLRTHTQGQAFALSVFHHWQIVPGDPLDKSIVIRPLEPQPAPHLAREFMIKTRRRKGLSEDVSISKFFDDPMLLELAKQDVVLNYPM